One part of the Prochlorococcus marinus str. MIT 9313 genome encodes these proteins:
- a CDS encoding phospholipid carrier-dependent glycosyltransferase, producing the protein MKAAWRFWSFIALIWLLSTGIDRIWWHHYASIPSWDQADYLNSALDHGRALGLLPGGQWQGWNALLDLSPKIPPLASLVNGTVMAVAGDAPEQAAWSLSFWHGLLLVAVAAWGLRLRGQGMALLAVVFVAMAPALLELRADYVLEMPLTAAVTLALWRLGCWWDPQRGGRWVQALFAAAACTAALLVKQSALLVLLPALLWASWCALCRTNRTRFQLLAGVGVFLFGVGPWLRHNWITTLGGTNRAVIESAAREGDPSLWTLENWLWYPRLLPAQLGPVLLIVGLSGCVLWLGIHCRSLGSSTQRAVSSDDPLAWRWLIVTLLAGWLFTSLSPNKGDRYITPLLPPLLLLLARGWWQWGLWAKRRWLKGSWLILPTTLLAGLLAILPSALSAQITRLSERHKGPVEAIVRAAGGADPNGLPTTIIVVPSTPDLNQHNVSYFGRRRGGRLVGRQLGSSAGDVEPVLQQAEWVVLAEGDQGSVRDTAARLDQAVRSSGVFVELRRFSRQSGGSYSLWARSSGAPRAASFAERFPSLAQGLAKGPQGLEPVFAAVSVEHMLDGHFSYRTEVREAAMRRLLDNPVDTDARWTLALLAVLANRPVEAATQFAVLEKRLPESPWPSVYRSGVILAGLNPWQASAVADRAQRKHPNDLLAGLGDLSGVLAGALWRLPAASGSIPKAVEQVEEALKPSSHEKGSS; encoded by the coding sequence GTGAAAGCTGCCTGGCGCTTTTGGTCGTTTATTGCTCTGATCTGGTTGCTGTCTACGGGCATCGATCGGATCTGGTGGCATCACTACGCCAGCATTCCCTCTTGGGATCAGGCCGATTATCTCAACAGCGCTCTTGATCATGGACGGGCATTAGGCCTGTTACCAGGAGGCCAATGGCAGGGATGGAACGCTTTACTCGACCTTTCTCCCAAAATTCCGCCCTTGGCTTCGCTGGTGAATGGCACTGTGATGGCAGTGGCTGGTGATGCTCCGGAGCAGGCTGCTTGGAGCCTTAGCTTTTGGCATGGGCTGCTCCTTGTTGCTGTTGCGGCATGGGGGTTGCGTTTGCGTGGGCAGGGGATGGCATTGCTTGCCGTTGTCTTTGTTGCCATGGCTCCAGCCTTGTTGGAGTTGCGCGCGGATTATGTGTTGGAGATGCCGCTCACTGCTGCAGTCACCTTGGCGTTATGGCGGCTGGGGTGTTGGTGGGATCCACAGCGAGGTGGACGTTGGGTACAGGCCCTTTTTGCTGCGGCTGCTTGTACGGCGGCACTTTTGGTAAAGCAAAGCGCTTTGTTGGTTTTGCTTCCGGCGCTGTTATGGGCCAGTTGGTGTGCCTTATGTCGTACCAATCGCACCCGATTTCAGCTGCTGGCAGGTGTGGGTGTGTTTTTGTTCGGCGTGGGCCCTTGGTTACGTCACAACTGGATCACAACGCTTGGAGGAACCAATAGGGCCGTGATCGAATCGGCGGCTAGGGAAGGGGACCCTTCTCTATGGACCCTTGAAAACTGGCTTTGGTATCCACGTTTGTTGCCGGCGCAGTTAGGCCCTGTTCTGCTCATCGTTGGCCTCAGTGGTTGTGTGCTCTGGTTGGGTATTCACTGCCGCAGCCTTGGATCTTCAACACAGAGAGCAGTGTCTTCTGATGATCCACTGGCTTGGCGTTGGCTGATCGTGACTCTGCTGGCTGGTTGGTTGTTCACCAGCCTCAGTCCGAATAAGGGTGATCGATATATCACTCCACTGCTCCCACCATTGCTTTTGTTGCTTGCTAGGGGTTGGTGGCAATGGGGGTTGTGGGCGAAGCGTCGCTGGCTGAAGGGCTCCTGGCTGATTTTGCCTACGACCCTCTTGGCGGGGTTGTTGGCCATCCTTCCTTCAGCTTTGTCGGCTCAGATCACTCGTTTGTCAGAGCGCCACAAGGGGCCTGTGGAGGCCATTGTCCGGGCGGCTGGAGGCGCTGATCCCAATGGCTTGCCCACCACAATCATCGTGGTGCCCAGTACTCCGGATCTCAATCAGCACAATGTCAGTTATTTCGGTCGCAGACGGGGTGGACGATTGGTAGGTCGCCAGCTTGGTAGTAGTGCAGGTGATGTGGAGCCGGTGCTGCAGCAGGCTGAGTGGGTTGTGCTTGCAGAGGGAGATCAGGGCTCAGTTCGAGACACTGCGGCACGCCTTGATCAGGCTGTTCGCAGCAGTGGTGTATTTGTTGAGCTGCGCCGTTTTTCACGGCAATCTGGCGGCAGCTATTCCCTTTGGGCACGCAGTTCTGGGGCTCCTAGGGCAGCAAGCTTTGCTGAGCGTTTTCCCTCTCTGGCCCAGGGGTTGGCGAAGGGACCTCAAGGGCTTGAGCCAGTCTTTGCTGCGGTCTCTGTCGAACATATGTTGGATGGCCATTTCAGTTATCGAACTGAAGTGCGAGAAGCCGCAATGCGGCGTTTGCTTGATAATCCTGTTGATACCGATGCCCGCTGGACATTGGCGCTTTTGGCAGTGTTGGCGAATCGCCCTGTTGAGGCAGCGACTCAATTCGCCGTCTTGGAGAAACGACTACCAGAGAGTCCTTGGCCCAGTGTTTATCGCAGTGGGGTGATCCTGGCGGGCTTGAATCCCTGGCAGGCATCAGCTGTGGCTGATAGAGCCCAGCGCAAGCATCCCAATGATCTATTGGCCGGTCTTGGTGATCTCAGTGGGGTTTTGGCAGGAGCTTTGTGGCGTTTGCCTGCGGCCTCAGGCTCGATCCCTAAGGCTGTGGAACAGGTTGAGGAAGCGCTAAAGCCCTCTTCTCATGAGAAGGGTTCCAGCTGA
- a CDS encoding J domain-containing protein, translating to MAADPYQVLGVTSTASSAEIKAAYRQLVKRHHPDAGGDEQEILALNAAWEVLGDSEHRRAYDRIRTHGVLVADEAHQRGVRNARASAAARATKGQAAAADEALLQWIKQVYVPIDRLLGQVINPFPAQFRSLSADPYDDSLMEVFCTYLKDSSNRIEKVNSLYRALPIPASAQGFGLSLYHCLSQVEDALAELERYTMGYVDSYLHDGREMLREAKKRRLRLKEERRRLEIS from the coding sequence ATGGCTGCAGATCCTTACCAGGTGTTGGGAGTAACCTCCACCGCTAGCTCGGCTGAGATCAAGGCTGCCTATCGCCAGTTGGTGAAAAGGCATCACCCTGACGCTGGTGGGGATGAGCAGGAGATTCTTGCGCTCAATGCAGCTTGGGAGGTTTTGGGGGATTCAGAGCATCGACGCGCCTATGACCGCATAAGAACGCATGGTGTTTTAGTTGCTGACGAAGCGCATCAGCGTGGCGTTCGCAATGCTCGTGCTAGTGCTGCTGCTCGAGCGACCAAAGGCCAGGCAGCAGCAGCAGATGAGGCTCTTTTGCAGTGGATCAAGCAGGTTTATGTCCCAATTGATCGATTGTTGGGGCAAGTGATCAATCCTTTTCCTGCTCAGTTTCGTTCTCTTTCGGCTGACCCTTACGACGATTCGTTGATGGAGGTCTTTTGCACTTACCTGAAAGACAGTAGCAATCGGATTGAAAAGGTGAATAGCCTTTATCGAGCTTTGCCTATCCCTGCGTCCGCCCAAGGTTTTGGCTTGAGCTTGTATCACTGCCTCTCCCAAGTAGAAGACGCTTTGGCCGAGTTGGAGCGCTACACGATGGGCTATGTCGATAGTTATCTCCACGATGGTCGAGAGATGTTGCGGGAAGCCAAAAAGCGGCGTTTACGCTTAAAGGAGGAACGCCGTCGGCTGGAGATTTCGTGA